One genomic window of Pecten maximus chromosome 3, xPecMax1.1, whole genome shotgun sequence includes the following:
- the LOC117324068 gene encoding solute carrier family 25 member 45-like: MEKGSSYILNDYLSGAIAGSVGVVSGHPFDTVKVQLQVQSAENKYKSLLDCVSTVRKQKLSKGFFRGLSWPMFSAGVINSVYFGVYGYTLKVLGGNKEENSTPPYLKILFAGCLGGVVQLIPACPAEVIKVVLQSQIPHGNLQGAKFYKGPLEGAAHILRLHGLRGMYRGLPTQCIRDVPANGIYFLTFEFLTFNGSSKLPFIPAAVQNFFAGGIAGVLSWMAIIPFDVVKSRLQADCDSKRYKGFLDCALACYRQDGLSVFFRGLSMVALRAFPVNAVTFMVYVESMKLLGEEVSYA, encoded by the exons ATGGAAAAGGGCTCGTCTTATATACTGAATGACTACTTATCAGGAGCCATTGCAG GTTCTGTAGGAGTAGTTTCTGGTCACCCCTTTGACACTGTTAAG GTCCAGTTACAAGTTCAGTCTGCAGAGAACAAGTATAAGTCCTTACTGGATTGTGTGTCCACAGTGAGAAAACAGAAACTG TCCAAAGGGTTTTTTCGTGGATTATCCTGGCCCATGTTTTCTGCTGGAGTGATCAACTCGGTGTACTTCGGAGTGTACGGATATACACTGAAAGTACTTGGtggaaataaagaagaaaacAGTACACCTCCATACCTCAAGATACTATTTGCTGGCTGCTTAGGAGGTGTGGTTCAGTTGATCCCAGCATGCCCAGCAGAAGTCATTAAGGTCGTTTTACAGTCACAAATACCTCATGGCAACCTCCAAGGAG CCAAATTTTACAAGGGTCCTTTGGAAGGTGCTGCACACATCTTGAGACTACATGGTTTAAGGGGGATGTATCGAGGTCTGCCCACTCAGTGTATCAGGGATGTTCCAGCTAACGGCATTTACTTCCTGACATTTGAGTTTCTAACCTTCAATGGATCAAGCAAGCTACCTTTTATACCTGCTGCTGTGCAAAATTTTTTCGCGGGTGGTATAGCTGGCGTTCTTAGTTGGATGGCGATTATACCGTTTGATGTGGTGAAAAGTCGCCTGCAAGCTGACTGTGATAGTAAGCGTTATAAAGGGTTTCTAGATTGTGCCTTGGCTTGCTACAGGCAGGACGGTTTATCAGTGTTTTTTCGGGGTCTCTCCATGGTGGCTTTGAGAGCATTTCCAGTTAATGCTGTTACATTCATGGTTTATGTTGAAAGTATGAAACTTCTTGGAGAGGAAGTTAGTTATGCTTAA